Proteins from one Gibbsiella quercinecans genomic window:
- the ydiK gene encoding AI-2E family transporter YdiK — protein MTLPRDRYDLATIIFGVLFIAILILACFWVIQPFILGFAWAGMVVIATWPLLIKLQRLFWGRRSLAVAAMTLLLILLFVLPISLLVSSIVDNSAPIVAWASKPGQFHIPDLAWLQDIPMIGNKVYNSYHTLVNTGGTALLAKVQPYFGQTATWFVAQAAHIGRFLLHCGLMLLFSVLLYARGEQVGAGIRRFAIRLAADRGDASVVLAGQAIRAVALGVVVTALVQSVLGGIGLAVTGIPAATLLTVLMFICCVAQLGPLLVLIPAIIWLYWSGDTTWGTVLLVWACVVGTLDNFLRPVLIRMGANLPMLLILSGVIGGLLAFGMIGLFIGPVVLAVSFRLLSAWIDEAPKPTNALEDVAKDMEKE, from the coding sequence ATGACACTCCCGCGAGACCGGTACGATTTGGCCACCATCATTTTCGGCGTGTTGTTTATCGCCATTTTGATCCTGGCCTGTTTTTGGGTGATCCAACCCTTTATCCTGGGTTTTGCCTGGGCCGGCATGGTGGTTATCGCAACCTGGCCGTTACTGATTAAACTGCAGAGGTTATTCTGGGGCCGGCGCTCGCTGGCCGTCGCCGCGATGACGCTGCTGCTGATCCTGCTGTTTGTGTTGCCCATCTCTTTGCTGGTTAGCAGCATTGTGGACAATAGCGCCCCCATCGTTGCCTGGGCCAGCAAGCCAGGGCAATTCCATATTCCCGATCTGGCCTGGCTGCAAGATATCCCGATGATCGGCAACAAGGTTTACAACAGCTATCATACCCTGGTGAACACCGGCGGTACGGCGTTGCTGGCCAAGGTTCAACCCTATTTCGGCCAGACCGCCACCTGGTTCGTCGCGCAGGCGGCACACATCGGCCGCTTCCTGCTGCACTGCGGCCTGATGTTGTTATTCAGTGTGCTGCTGTATGCCCGTGGGGAGCAAGTAGGCGCAGGGATCCGCCGCTTTGCCATACGCCTGGCGGCAGACCGTGGCGATGCCTCCGTGGTGCTGGCCGGCCAAGCAATCCGCGCCGTTGCGCTGGGCGTGGTGGTCACGGCGCTGGTACAGTCGGTATTAGGCGGCATTGGCCTGGCGGTTACCGGTATTCCGGCGGCCACCCTGCTCACCGTGCTGATGTTTATCTGCTGCGTGGCGCAGTTGGGGCCATTGCTGGTGCTGATACCGGCGATCATCTGGCTGTACTGGAGTGGCGATACCACCTGGGGAACAGTGCTGCTGGTCTGGGCATGCGTGGTGGGCACGCTGGATAACTTCCTGCGGCCGGTGCTGATCCGCATGGGCGCCAATCTGCCGATGCTGTTGATTCTCTCTGGCGTCATCGGCGGCCTGTTGGCCTTCGGCATGATCGGGCTGTTTATCGGGCCGGTGGTGCTGGCGGTCTCTTTCCGCCTGCTCAGCGCCTGGATCGATGAAGCGCCGAAACCCACTAATGCGCTGGAGGATGTGGCCAAGGACATGGAGAAAGAATAA
- a CDS encoding FAD-binding and (Fe-S)-binding domain-containing protein, with amino-acid sequence MIPQISQAPGIVQRVLDFLDALEQNGFSGDTATSYADRLTMATDNSIYQLLPDAVIFPRSTADVVLIARLAADERFSSLIFSPRGGGTGTNGQALNSGIIVDMSRYMNRILDINIEQGWVRVEAGVIKDQLNQYLKPLGYFFAPELSTSNRATLGGMINTDASGQGSLVYGKTSDHVLGLRAVLLGGEMLDTRPMPTPLAEALAAEETTEGRIYHTVLNRCRDQRALILEKFPKLNRFLTGYDLRHVFSDDLQTFDLTRILTGAEGTLAFITEAKLNITRLPKVRRLVNVKYDSFDSALRNAPFMVEAKALSVETIDSKVLNLAREDIVWHSVKELITDVPNKDMLGLNIVEFAGDDNALIEQQLEGLCQRLDDLMAAHQGGVIGYQICGDLAGIERIYNMRKKSVGLLGNAKGQAKPIPFAEDTCVPPQHLADYIAEFRQLLDDHHLSYGMFGHVDAGVLHVRPALDMCDPQQEMLMKQISDQVVALTAKYGGLLWGEHGKGFRAEYSPAFFGEMLYEELRRIKAAFDPHNRLNPGKICPPFGVEAPMMKVDAEKRGTLDRRIPLTVRSSFRGAMECNGNGLCFNFDVRSPMCPSMKITGSRIHSPKGRAALVREWLRLLSEQGTDPVALEKQLPQQRLSFRALIEKTRNTWYANKGEYDFSHEVKEAMSGCLACKACSTQCPIKIDVPGFRSRFLQLYHTRYLRPLRDYMVAGVESYTPLMARAPKAFNFMFRQPWVRELSRSTLGMIDLPMLSSPTLRQQLSGHSATAVTLEQLEALDERQRQDYVLVVQDPFTSYYDANVVADFVRLVEKLGYRPVMLPFSPNGKAQHIKGFLVRFAKTARKTADFLNRVAKLGVPMVGVDPALVLCYRDEYREILGDARGDFKVQLVHEWLQPVLAERAEQPLGGESWYLFGHCTESTALPTSTQQWIAIFARFGARLENINVGCCGMAGTYGHESKNLQNSLGIYELSWHQAMQRLPRQRCLATGYSCRSQVKRIEGNGVRHPLQALLEMIA; translated from the coding sequence ATGATCCCACAGATTTCTCAGGCACCCGGTATTGTTCAACGGGTGCTCGATTTTTTGGACGCACTGGAACAAAACGGCTTTAGCGGCGATACCGCCACCAGTTACGCAGACCGGTTGACGATGGCGACGGACAACAGCATCTATCAGCTGTTGCCCGATGCCGTGATCTTCCCGCGTTCTACCGCCGACGTGGTGCTGATTGCCCGCCTGGCCGCAGATGAGCGCTTCAGCAGTTTGATCTTCAGCCCGCGTGGCGGCGGCACCGGCACCAACGGGCAGGCGCTGAACAGCGGCATCATCGTTGATATGTCGCGCTACATGAACCGCATCCTGGATATCAATATCGAACAGGGATGGGTGCGGGTTGAGGCAGGGGTGATTAAGGATCAACTTAATCAATACCTGAAGCCGCTGGGCTACTTTTTCGCGCCGGAACTTTCGACCAGCAACCGGGCAACGCTAGGCGGCATGATCAATACCGATGCGTCCGGCCAGGGTTCGCTGGTGTATGGCAAAACCTCGGACCATGTGTTGGGGCTGCGTGCGGTGCTGCTGGGCGGTGAGATGCTCGATACGCGCCCAATGCCCACCCCTCTGGCGGAAGCACTGGCGGCTGAAGAAACCACCGAAGGGCGCATTTACCATACGGTGCTGAACCGCTGCCGCGATCAGCGAGCATTGATCCTGGAAAAATTCCCCAAACTTAACCGCTTTCTCACCGGTTATGACTTGCGCCACGTGTTTAGCGACGATCTGCAAACCTTCGATCTGACGCGCATCCTGACCGGTGCCGAAGGCACGCTGGCGTTTATCACAGAAGCAAAACTTAACATCACCCGGCTACCCAAGGTGCGCCGGCTGGTGAATGTGAAATATGACTCTTTCGATTCCGCATTGCGTAACGCGCCGTTCATGGTGGAAGCCAAGGCGCTGTCGGTGGAAACCATCGATTCCAAAGTGCTGAATCTGGCGCGGGAAGATATTGTCTGGCATTCAGTAAAAGAATTGATTACCGACGTGCCGAACAAAGACATGCTCGGTTTGAACATCGTCGAGTTCGCCGGCGACGACAACGCGCTGATTGAGCAACAGTTAGAAGGCCTGTGCCAGCGCCTGGACGATCTGATGGCGGCGCATCAGGGCGGTGTGATTGGCTACCAGATTTGTGGCGATCTGGCCGGCATCGAGCGCATTTATAACATGCGCAAAAAGTCGGTCGGGCTGCTGGGTAACGCCAAGGGGCAGGCGAAGCCGATCCCGTTTGCTGAAGATACCTGCGTGCCGCCGCAGCATTTGGCCGACTACATCGCCGAGTTCCGCCAACTGTTGGACGATCATCACCTGAGCTACGGGATGTTCGGCCACGTTGACGCCGGTGTGCTGCACGTGCGCCCGGCGCTGGACATGTGCGATCCGCAGCAAGAGATGTTGATGAAGCAAATCTCCGATCAGGTGGTGGCGCTGACGGCCAAATATGGCGGCCTGCTGTGGGGCGAACACGGCAAGGGCTTCCGTGCTGAATACAGCCCGGCCTTTTTCGGCGAAATGCTGTATGAAGAGCTGCGGCGCATCAAAGCGGCGTTCGATCCGCACAACCGCCTCAACCCAGGGAAAATCTGCCCGCCTTTCGGGGTAGAAGCACCGATGATGAAGGTGGACGCGGAAAAGCGCGGCACGCTCGATCGCCGCATTCCGCTTACGGTACGCAGCTCGTTCCGTGGTGCGATGGAGTGCAACGGCAACGGTTTGTGCTTTAATTTCGATGTGCGCAGCCCAATGTGCCCCTCAATGAAAATCACCGGCAGCCGTATCCATTCGCCTAAAGGGCGTGCTGCGCTGGTGCGTGAATGGCTGCGGCTGCTCAGCGAGCAGGGCACCGATCCGGTGGCGCTGGAGAAACAGTTGCCGCAGCAGCGTTTGAGTTTCCGGGCGCTTATCGAGAAAACGCGCAACACCTGGTATGCCAACAAAGGGGAGTATGACTTCTCTCACGAGGTGAAAGAGGCGATGTCTGGCTGCCTGGCCTGTAAAGCCTGCTCTACCCAGTGCCCGATCAAAATTGATGTGCCGGGCTTCCGTTCGCGTTTTCTGCAGTTGTACCACACTCGCTACCTGCGGCCGCTGCGCGACTATATGGTCGCCGGGGTGGAAAGCTACACGCCGCTGATGGCCAGGGCGCCGAAGGCGTTCAACTTTATGTTTCGGCAACCGTGGGTGCGGGAACTGAGCCGCAGCACGCTGGGGATGATTGACCTGCCGATGCTCTCAAGCCCTACGCTGCGCCAGCAGCTTTCCGGCCACAGCGCCACGGCGGTCACGCTCGAGCAGCTTGAAGCATTGGATGAACGCCAGCGCCAGGATTACGTGCTGGTGGTGCAGGATCCGTTTACCAGCTATTACGATGCCAACGTGGTCGCCGACTTTGTTCGGCTGGTGGAAAAACTGGGCTACCGGCCGGTAATGTTGCCGTTTTCGCCGAACGGCAAGGCGCAGCATATTAAAGGTTTCCTGGTGCGCTTTGCCAAGACCGCGCGCAAAACGGCCGATTTCCTCAACCGTGTGGCGAAGCTGGGCGTGCCGATGGTCGGGGTCGATCCGGCGCTGGTGCTGTGCTACCGCGATGAGTACCGGGAAATCCTTGGCGACGCGCGTGGGGATTTCAAGGTGCAGTTGGTGCACGAATGGCTACAGCCGGTGTTGGCCGAGCGTGCCGAACAGCCGCTTGGCGGTGAGTCGTGGTACCTGTTCGGCCACTGTACGGAAAGCACCGCGCTGCCAACCAGCACCCAACAGTGGATCGCGATTTTCGCCCGCTTTGGCGCCCGCCTGGAGAACATTAACGTAGGCTGCTGTGGCATGGCCGGCACCTACGGGCACGAAAGCAAAAATTTGCAGAATTCACTCGGTATCTATGAGCTATCCTGGCATCAGGCGATGCAGCGTTTGCCACGCCAGCGCTGTCTGGCCACCGGCTATTCCTGCCGCAGCCAGGTGAAACGCATTGAAGGAAACGGAGTGCGCCACCCATTACAGGCACTGTTGGAGATGATCGCGTAA
- the menI gene encoding 1,4-dihydroxy-2-naphthoyl-CoA hydrolase, with translation MLWKRQTTLEQLNKTGEGCMVAHVGIEFTKLGPDTLEATMPVDSRTTQPFGLLHGGASVVLAESMGSIAGYLCTEGDQQVVGLEINANHIRAVFDGQVRGVCRALHVGRRHQVWQIEIFDKRDRLCCTSRLTTAVLG, from the coding sequence ATGCTATGGAAACGTCAGACAACGCTGGAGCAGTTGAACAAAACCGGCGAAGGTTGCATGGTCGCCCACGTGGGCATTGAGTTTACCAAACTGGGGCCGGACACGCTGGAGGCCACCATGCCGGTCGATAGCCGGACCACTCAGCCCTTTGGCCTGCTGCACGGCGGGGCTTCCGTGGTGCTGGCCGAATCGATGGGTTCCATCGCCGGCTATCTGTGCACCGAAGGGGATCAACAGGTGGTAGGGTTGGAAATCAATGCCAACCATATTCGCGCCGTGTTTGACGGGCAGGTGCGTGGCGTGTGCCGCGCGCTGCACGTTGGCCGCCGCCACCAGGTTTGGCAAATCGAGATTTTCGACAAGCGCGATCGCCTGTGTTGTACCTCCCGCCTGACGACGGCGGTGTTGGGCTAA